Proteins encoded by one window of Blautia argi:
- the rimM gene encoding ribosome maturation factor RimM (Essential for efficient processing of 16S rRNA) translates to MEDLLQVGVITTTHGIRGEVKVYPTTDDAHRFDYLESVLLDTGKELCELEIERVKYFKQFVILKFRDVDDINEIEPYKGKSLYVTREFAVPLKKNEYYIADLIGMEVFLEDGTLFGELKDVMETGANDVYVIYTTEKKEVLVPAIKDCIKEVDVEYGKMTIHLLKGLC, encoded by the coding sequence ATGGAAGATTTATTGCAGGTAGGTGTGATTACCACCACACATGGCATCAGGGGCGAGGTTAAAGTCTACCCCACCACAGATGACGCACACAGATTTGATTACCTGGAAAGTGTGCTTTTGGATACGGGAAAAGAATTGTGCGAGCTGGAAATTGAGAGAGTGAAGTATTTCAAGCAGTTTGTCATTCTCAAATTCCGTGATGTGGACGATATTAATGAGATAGAGCCCTATAAGGGAAAGAGCCTGTATGTGACCAGAGAATTTGCAGTACCTCTTAAGAAAAATGAATATTACATTGCAGATTTGATTGGCATGGAGGTCTTTTTAGAGGACGGTACTCTTTTCGGGGAATTAAAGGACGTGATGGAAACAGGCGCCAATGATGTGTATGTCATTTACACAACAGAGAAAAAAGAGGTGTTGGTTCCTGCTATTAAGGACTGTATCAAAGAAGTAGATGTGGAGTATGGAAAAATGACCATTCATCTGCTAAAGGGTTTATGCTAG
- a CDS encoding KH domain-containing protein, with translation MKELVEVIAKSLVDSPEEVVVTETEENDAVLLELKVAPADMGKVIGRQGRIAKAIRTVVKAASSKSEKKVVVDILQ, from the coding sequence ATGAAAGAATTAGTAGAAGTAATTGCAAAATCTCTTGTGGATTCTCCTGAAGAAGTCGTTGTGACGGAAACAGAAGAAAATGACGCTGTTCTTTTGGAACTTAAGGTTGCACCTGCTGATATGGGTAAGGTAATCGGTCGTCAGGGTCGCATTGCCAAGGCTATCCGTACTGTTGTGAAAGCAGCTTCCTCCAAAAGTGAGAAAAAAGTAGTTGTAGATATTTTACAGTAA
- the rpsP gene encoding 30S ribosomal protein S16, with protein MAVKIRLRRMGQKKAPFYRIIVADSKSPRDGRFIEEIGTYDPTQEPSVYKVDEEAAKKWLANGAQPTEVVAKIFKLAGIEK; from the coding sequence ATGGCAGTAAAAATCAGATTAAGAAGAATGGGACAGAAGAAAGCTCCTTTCTATAGAATCATTGTTGCAGATTCCAAATCCCCAAGAGATGGAAGATTCATCGAAGAGATTGGAACATATGACCCAACTCAGGAACCAAGCGTATACAAAGTAGACGAGGAAGCAGCTAAAAAATGGCTTGCAAACGGCGCACAGCCAACAGAGGTTGTTGCTAAAATCTTCAAACTGGCTGGTATCGAAAAATAA
- the ffh gene encoding signal recognition particle protein, which produces MAFESLTDKLQNVFKNLRKKGRLTEADVKAALKEVKMALLEADVSFKVVKQFMKAVQERAIGQDVMSGLNPGQMVIKIVNEELVRLMGSETTEIALKPGNEVTVLMMVGLQGAGKTTTTAKLAGKLKSKGRKPLLVACDVYRPAAIKQLQVNGEKQGVEVFSMGDKNSPVDIAKAAYEHARNEKYNVLILDTAGRLHIDEDMMKELADIKEALTVDQTILVVDAMTGQDAVNVAETFGEKVGIDGVILTKMDGDTRGGAALSIKAISGKPILYVGMGEKLSDLEQFYPERMASRILGMGDVMSLIEKAQANLDEEKAREMEQKFRKNSFGFDDYLESMNQMKNMGGLSSVLSMLPGVGSQIKDLDSMVDEKDMARKEAIILSMTPRERSHPEILSPSRKNRIAKGAGVDVAEVNRMVKQFEQAKKMMKQMPGLMGGKGGKRGKFKLPF; this is translated from the coding sequence ATGGCATTTGAGAGCTTAACAGACAAACTTCAGAATGTATTTAAGAATTTAAGAAAAAAAGGCCGTTTGACCGAAGCCGATGTAAAGGCTGCTTTAAAGGAAGTAAAAATGGCGCTTCTGGAAGCAGACGTCAGCTTTAAGGTTGTAAAGCAGTTTATGAAAGCTGTGCAGGAGCGGGCTATTGGACAGGACGTTATGTCTGGTCTGAATCCGGGGCAAATGGTTATTAAGATTGTAAATGAAGAACTTGTCCGCTTAATGGGAAGTGAAACAACAGAGATTGCCTTAAAGCCAGGCAATGAAGTCACTGTTTTGATGATGGTAGGGCTTCAGGGTGCAGGTAAGACCACAACTACTGCGAAGCTGGCAGGAAAGCTGAAATCCAAAGGAAGAAAGCCTCTTCTGGTTGCCTGTGATGTTTACCGCCCCGCTGCAATTAAGCAGCTTCAGGTAAACGGCGAAAAACAGGGTGTGGAGGTGTTTTCCATGGGAGATAAAAACAGTCCTGTGGATATTGCCAAAGCAGCTTATGAGCATGCCAGGAATGAAAAGTACAATGTTCTGATTTTGGACACGGCAGGACGCCTTCATATTGATGAAGATATGATGAAGGAGCTTGCTGATATCAAGGAAGCTTTGACCGTGGATCAGACTATTTTGGTAGTTGATGCCATGACCGGACAGGACGCGGTAAATGTAGCGGAAACCTTTGGAGAAAAGGTAGGCATTGATGGTGTAATCCTTACCAAAATGGATGGCGATACCCGAGGCGGTGCAGCGCTTTCCATAAAGGCTATCAGCGGAAAACCCATTTTATATGTAGGTATGGGCGAAAAGCTTTCCGATTTAGAGCAGTTTTACCCAGAGCGCATGGCTTCCCGTATTTTAGGTATGGGTGATGTCATGAGCCTGATTGAAAAAGCCCAGGCAAATTTAGACGAGGAAAAAGCCAGGGAAATGGAACAGAAATTCCGCAAAAATTCCTTTGGTTTTGACGATTATCTGGAAAGTATGAATCAGATGAAAAACATGGGCGGGTTGTCCAGTGTGCTGAGTATGCTTCCCGGCGTTGGTTCTCAGATAAAGGATTTGGACAGCATGGTAGATGAAAAGGATATGGCAAGAAAAGAAGCGATTATCCTGTCCATGACTCCGAGGGAGCGTTCTCACCCGGAGATTTTAAGTCCTTCCAGAAAAAACCGGATTGCAAAGGGTGCAGGCGTTGATGTGGCGGAAGTCAACCGTATGGTAAAGCAGTTTGAGCAGGCAAAGAAAATGATGAAGCAGATGCCCGGATTAATGGGCGGCAAAGGTGGTAAAAGAGGAAAATTTAAACTTCCCTTTTAA
- the ylxM gene encoding YlxM family DNA-binding protein: MEKFVEQTLLYDFYGELLTAHQRRIYEDVVLNDYSLSEVADELGISRQGVHDNIKRCNKALQDYEAKLHLVEKFVNIKEKVHRIHRLSRECENLSRQELVSQVESISQEILEEL, encoded by the coding sequence ATGGAAAAATTTGTAGAGCAGACTTTGCTGTATGATTTCTATGGAGAGCTTCTGACAGCCCACCAGAGAAGAATCTACGAAGATGTGGTTTTAAATGACTACTCCTTGAGTGAAGTGGCAGACGAGCTGGGCATCAGCCGTCAGGGCGTGCATGATAATATCAAGCGCTGCAACAAGGCTTTGCAGGATTATGAGGCAAAGCTGCATCTGGTAGAAAAGTTTGTGAATATTAAAGAAAAGGTCCATCGTATTCACAGGCTGAGCAGAGAATGTGAAAATCTTAGCAGACAGGAACTGGTTTCCCAGGTGGAAAGTATTTCTCAGGAAATCTTAGAGGAGTTATAA
- a CDS encoding nucleotidyltransferase: MKKIVGIIAEYNPFHRGHAYHIKKAKELANADCTVVLLSGDFVQRGAPAILPKHTRAKMALLGGADIVLELPSFYASSSAEYFARGAVGIFHALGCIDALCFGSEEGTITPCMETAKILVEEPTAFQNTLKEHLKSGLSFPSARKAALLVCYQKQSSLSRDEHFLDSPNNILGIEYCKALLSLNSAIEPITVKREGSSYHAQKLTDSYPSASAIRQTLAKPSQTEFGQATSDSFDFSLSALWKQVQPEAVAAFSRNFSKEDFLTEDDFSLLLKYKLMSSTPQTLCQAADMSPELAQRILNCLNEFRSFSQFAALLKTKELTRTRINRALLHVLLDISADLPSRTPGYVRLLGFNKNASGFLKTVQKSASLPLLTKAADYKRLLPKEEVPVFEKDIFVSNLYQSVLNIKKQTAFTHDLQKPPVIL, translated from the coding sequence ATGAAAAAAATCGTTGGAATTATTGCAGAATATAATCCTTTTCACAGGGGACATGCCTATCATATAAAAAAAGCAAAAGAATTGGCCAATGCAGACTGTACAGTGGTTCTGTTAAGCGGTGACTTTGTCCAGCGCGGCGCTCCTGCCATTCTCCCCAAACACACAAGGGCGAAAATGGCGCTTTTAGGCGGCGCGGATATTGTGCTGGAACTTCCCTCCTTTTATGCCTCTTCCAGTGCAGAATACTTTGCCAGAGGCGCGGTGGGGATTTTTCATGCTCTCGGCTGTATTGATGCCCTTTGCTTTGGCAGTGAAGAAGGAACCATAACACCCTGTATGGAAACCGCCAAAATCCTCGTGGAAGAGCCGACAGCCTTTCAGAATACTTTAAAAGAACATCTGAAATCCGGTCTTTCTTTTCCCTCTGCCCGAAAAGCGGCCCTTCTTGTCTGCTACCAAAAACAGTCTTCCCTTAGCAGGGACGAACACTTTTTAGATTCGCCTAACAACATTCTGGGAATTGAATACTGTAAGGCGCTGCTCTCTCTTAACAGCGCCATAGAACCTATAACAGTAAAACGGGAAGGCAGCAGCTACCATGCCCAGAAACTGACAGACAGCTACCCCAGCGCCTCTGCCATTCGTCAGACCCTTGCCAAACCATCCCAAACCGAATTTGGGCAGGCAACGTCCGACTCCTTTGACTTCTCTTTATCCGCCCTTTGGAAACAGGTGCAGCCGGAAGCCGTAGCTGCTTTTTCCCGGAATTTTTCAAAAGAAGATTTTTTAACGGAAGACGATTTTTCTCTTCTCTTAAAATATAAGTTGATGAGCAGTACGCCCCAGACCTTATGTCAGGCTGCAGACATGTCCCCGGAACTTGCACAGCGGATTTTGAACTGCTTAAATGAGTTTCGCTCCTTTTCCCAGTTTGCAGCTCTTTTAAAGACAAAGGAGCTTACCCGTACCAGAATCAATCGGGCGCTGTTGCATGTGCTTTTGGACATTTCCGCAGATTTGCCTTCCCGCACGCCCGGCTATGTCCGATTGCTGGGATTCAACAAAAATGCTTCCGGATTTTTAAAAACTGTGCAGAAAAGTGCCTCTCTGCCCTTGCTTACAAAAGCAGCCGATTACAAAAGACTTCTGCCAAAGGAAGAAGTCCCTGTGTTTGAAAAAGACATTTTTGTTTCCAACCTGTATCAATCTGTGTTAAATATAAAAAAACAGACTGCTTTTACACATGATTTGCAAAAGCCGCCTGTCATTTTATAA
- a CDS encoding FtsW/RodA/SpoVE family cell cycle protein, producing MEEYLQKVLEQIRCKQAKKLVEAELRGHLEEQIAENISSGMNREEAVYAAVQDMGNPVETGVSLDALHKPQICWFMVVMIGIISLLGIGVQTVIGMQNRDLGSSYIFKHVFCVLGGFCLMLFIYRLDYSFLGKHARILALTGGVLWILSRLFFSVSINGTNRWISLPGLGTISISALLYLAIPLYAGILYQYYGQGRAGVLKCILWLLLPVVLAFYLPNLFQAFFLFLVQSCLLTAAICKGWFSVKKGVFLGGFWGIALLLPVVFLGLGIRLHWFASYQTERILHYINSISLGFVQTTGQENPAYHNDLVFGFLGTSYGIMAAILVAALLLALSMKGLHMARKQKNELGTMVGYAGGLFFLFMTLLNILMSVGILPGASSFLPLISSGGSNLFLSYMVLGLLLSVYRYQNLLPTDRKKLRKTSGLLET from the coding sequence ATGGAAGAATATTTACAGAAGGTGTTGGAACAGATACGCTGCAAGCAGGCAAAAAAGTTGGTGGAAGCAGAGTTGCGCGGACATTTGGAGGAACAGATTGCAGAAAATATTTCTTCAGGCATGAATCGGGAAGAGGCAGTTTATGCAGCGGTACAGGATATGGGGAATCCGGTGGAAACAGGAGTTTCTTTAGACGCCTTGCATAAGCCGCAGATATGCTGGTTCATGGTAGTGATGATTGGAATTATCAGTCTTTTGGGAATCGGAGTGCAGACTGTGATAGGAATGCAGAACCGGGACTTGGGGAGCAGTTATATTTTTAAGCACGTTTTCTGTGTATTGGGCGGATTTTGTCTGATGCTTTTTATATACAGACTGGACTATAGTTTTTTAGGAAAACATGCCAGGATTCTGGCTTTGACTGGCGGAGTGCTTTGGATTTTATCCAGATTGTTTTTTTCTGTGAGTATCAATGGCACAAATCGTTGGATAAGCTTACCGGGACTGGGGACAATTTCGATTTCCGCTCTTTTATATTTAGCAATTCCGCTGTATGCAGGTATTTTATATCAATATTACGGGCAGGGAAGAGCAGGGGTTTTGAAATGTATTTTGTGGCTTTTACTTCCTGTGGTGTTGGCTTTTTATTTGCCCAATCTTTTCCAGGCGTTTTTTCTGTTTCTGGTACAGAGCTGTCTTTTAACGGCAGCAATATGCAAAGGCTGGTTTTCTGTAAAGAAGGGAGTATTTTTGGGGGGCTTTTGGGGTATCGCCTTGTTATTGCCGGTGGTTTTCCTGGGACTGGGAATCCGTCTGCACTGGTTTGCCTCTTATCAGACAGAACGAATCCTGCACTATATAAATTCCATATCTCTGGGTTTTGTACAGACAACCGGTCAGGAAAATCCGGCCTATCACAATGATCTGGTATTTGGCTTTTTAGGAACCAGCTATGGGATTATGGCAGCAATTTTGGTGGCAGCCCTTCTTCTGGCATTGTCTATGAAAGGTCTGCATATGGCAAGAAAGCAGAAAAATGAGCTGGGGACTATGGTAGGGTATGCCGGAGGGCTGTTTTTCCTTTTTATGACCTTGCTGAATATCCTGATGTCTGTGGGGATTTTGCCGGGAGCGTCAAGCTTTTTGCCTTTGATTTCTTCCGGAGGTTCCAATCTTTTTCTGTCCTATATGGTGTTGGGGCTGCTGCTCAGTGTTTACCGGTATCAGAATCTTTTGCCGACAGACAGGAAAAAACTGCGTAAGACTTCCGGATTGTTGGAAACATAA
- a CDS encoding PadR family transcriptional regulator — MAVSKNLVSGSMSMLLLKLLSEKDMYGYEMISTLRQRSQNVFELKAGTLYPLLHAMEEKNLLRAYEQEIQGKVRKYYSITREGRKQLLEKKEEWKEYAQAVTSVLRLEG, encoded by the coding sequence ATGGCAGTCAGTAAAAATTTGGTGTCCGGAAGTATGAGTATGTTGCTTTTGAAGCTGTTGTCAGAAAAGGATATGTATGGATATGAGATGATTTCTACTCTCAGACAGCGTTCTCAGAATGTGTTTGAATTAAAGGCGGGCACACTTTATCCTCTTTTACATGCCATGGAGGAGAAAAATCTTCTCAGGGCTTATGAACAGGAAATACAGGGCAAGGTGCGGAAGTATTACAGCATTACCCGGGAGGGAAGAAAGCAGCTTTTAGAGAAAAAAGAAGAGTGGAAAGAATATGCACAGGCAGTAACCAGCGTTTTGCGATTGGAGGGGTGA
- a CDS encoding ATP-binding cassette domain-containing protein, producing the protein MSMVKVENLTFSYPSGSENIFEDVSFQFDTDWKLGFVGRNGRGKTTFLKLLQNQYSPPGLLISNANRILKPPKHKN; encoded by the coding sequence ATGTCCATGGTAAAAGTAGAAAATCTCACCTTTTCCTACCCTTCCGGTTCTGAAAATATTTTTGAAGATGTCAGTTTTCAATTTGATACAGACTGGAAGCTGGGATTTGTAGGAAGAAACGGCAGGGGAAAAACAACCTTTTTGAAGCTTTTGCAAAACCAATATTCTCCTCCTGGCTTACTAATTTCAAACGCCAACAGGATTTTGAAACCGCCAAAACACAAAAACTGA
- a CDS encoding ribonuclease H1 domain-containing protein, producing MAKKVYAVKKGKTTGIFLTWEECKKNVHGFPGAQYKSFPTLQEAESYLTGNEANLPLTEEEEAEGCTAYVDGSFDNVKQGYSYGCILLWQGKRIEMSKAFYGGEDVSMRNVAGELEGAMAAMTYCEEHEIPLLHLYYDYQGIESWATGEWKRNKPGTVRYKQYFDSLKKVRVVFHKVKGHSGVELNEAVDLLAKAALGIC from the coding sequence ATGGCAAAAAAAGTATATGCAGTAAAAAAAGGAAAGACCACAGGGATTTTTCTGACCTGGGAGGAATGTAAAAAAAATGTACACGGTTTTCCGGGTGCGCAGTATAAAAGTTTTCCCACTCTGCAGGAAGCAGAATCCTATCTGACAGGGAATGAGGCGAATTTGCCGCTGACAGAGGAAGAAGAGGCAGAGGGCTGCACGGCTTATGTGGACGGAAGCTTTGACAATGTAAAGCAAGGCTATTCTTACGGCTGTATCCTTTTGTGGCAGGGAAAACGTATAGAGATGAGCAAGGCCTTTTACGGAGGCGAAGACGTGAGCATGCGAAATGTGGCAGGGGAGCTGGAAGGAGCTATGGCTGCCATGACATATTGCGAGGAACATGAAATTCCTCTTTTGCATTTGTACTATGATTACCAGGGAATTGAATCCTGGGCCACCGGGGAATGGAAGCGCAACAAACCTGGAACTGTTCGATATAAGCAGTATTTTGACAGCCTGAAAAAGGTACGCGTTGTTTTTCATAAGGTAAAAGGACACAGCGGAGTAGAACTCAATGAGGCAGTGGATCTTCTGGCAAAAGCAGCGCTTGGAATTTGTTAG
- a CDS encoding glycerophosphodiester phosphodiesterase: MNGKKIAGYAGLGYLALVMPRIFQRPKRSREIYYAHRGLHNNAGNAPENSLAAFEKAVKAGYGIELDVQLTKDNQVVVTHDFHLRRNCNVQKEVNQCTYEELQRYPIFFSKERIPLLEDVLKVVDGKVPLIIELKYKDKSDICAKTDEILQNYRGEYCIESFYPQVLLWYRKNRPQICRGQLSMNYQKEEGWHSPQYYIMRHLLLNFLTKPDFIAYDCRSAHGISLWICRHLFGCPAFAWTVKSRQQLERCRGQFDAWIFEGFRPDKKQE; this comes from the coding sequence ATGAACGGAAAGAAAATAGCAGGATATGCAGGTCTGGGGTATCTGGCGCTTGTCATGCCCAGAATATTTCAAAGACCCAAAAGGAGCCGGGAAATTTATTATGCACACAGAGGACTTCACAACAATGCAGGCAATGCGCCTGAAAATTCCCTTGCAGCCTTTGAAAAGGCAGTGAAGGCAGGATATGGGATTGAACTGGACGTGCAGCTTACAAAAGACAATCAGGTGGTTGTAACCCATGATTTTCATCTGCGGAGAAACTGTAATGTACAAAAAGAGGTGAATCAATGTACTTATGAGGAACTGCAGAGGTATCCCATCTTTTTTTCAAAGGAGAGAATTCCTCTTCTGGAAGATGTCTTAAAGGTGGTGGACGGAAAAGTCCCTCTGATTATTGAGTTGAAGTATAAGGATAAAAGTGATATCTGTGCAAAGACGGACGAAATTTTGCAAAATTACCGGGGAGAATATTGTATTGAATCCTTTTATCCCCAGGTGCTTTTGTGGTATCGAAAAAACAGACCGCAGATATGCAGAGGGCAGCTTTCTATGAATTATCAGAAGGAAGAAGGCTGGCACAGCCCTCAGTATTATATTATGCGGCATCTGCTTTTGAACTTTCTCACCAAACCGGATTTTATTGCCTATGACTGCAGAAGTGCACATGGGATATCTCTGTGGATTTGCAGACATCTCTTTGGCTGTCCGGCATTTGCGTGGACAGTAAAGAGCAGGCAGCAGCTGGAGCGCTGCAGAGGGCAGTTTGATGCCTGGATTTTCGAGGGCTTTCGGCCAGATAAAAAACAGGAGTAG
- a CDS encoding MFS transporter — MEKLNYRRTFFIGLAFLSICAFWQMYDNLIPLILQNTFYLNETFTGMIMAADNVLAVFLLPFFGTLSDKVNTPLGKRTPFILAGTCVSIVFLLLLPVADRTENFVMFVACLAILLVSMGFYRSPAVALMPDLTPKHLRSKANAVINLMGAIGGVYTLLLISFLVKGGRRPDYTGVFAGVALIMAAAVLFLLFTVKEKKLAAQIAAEEIQEEKVLGEKVADRTSQLPKAVKKSLYMILISIFFWFTAYNAVTTAFSRYAVKVWKLEGGGFADCLMVATVAAIFSYIPIGILSEKFGRKKCIQGGLVLLLISYLAAAFFPVYHPAINVGFVLIGMGWASVSVNSLPMVVEICSLGDVGKYTGVYYTFSMAAQIFTPVFSGFLMQHISYKILFPYACIFTCLAMITMSMVHHGDSRPKEKKSMLEHFDVED; from the coding sequence ATGGAAAAACTGAATTACCGCCGTACCTTTTTTATCGGCCTTGCATTTCTGTCAATCTGTGCCTTTTGGCAGATGTATGACAATCTGATTCCTTTGATTTTGCAGAATACCTTTTATCTGAATGAAACTTTTACAGGAATGATTATGGCAGCCGACAATGTGCTGGCTGTATTTTTACTTCCCTTTTTCGGGACACTTTCTGATAAGGTGAATACACCTCTTGGAAAGAGAACGCCTTTTATTCTGGCCGGAACCTGTGTATCCATCGTGTTCCTTTTGCTGCTCCCGGTGGCTGACCGTACAGAAAATTTTGTTATGTTTGTGGCCTGTCTGGCAATTTTGCTGGTTTCCATGGGCTTTTACCGTTCGCCTGCTGTTGCTCTGATGCCGGATTTGACGCCAAAGCATTTAAGAAGCAAAGCAAATGCTGTAATCAATTTGATGGGAGCCATAGGCGGTGTATATACTCTTTTGCTTATCAGCTTTTTGGTAAAGGGCGGCAGGCGGCCGGATTATACAGGGGTATTTGCAGGCGTTGCTCTGATTATGGCAGCAGCTGTTTTGTTTTTGCTGTTTACTGTGAAGGAGAAAAAGCTGGCTGCACAGATTGCGGCAGAGGAAATACAGGAGGAGAAGGTGCTGGGAGAAAAAGTGGCAGACCGTACCAGCCAACTTCCGAAAGCTGTGAAGAAAAGTTTGTATATGATACTGATTTCCATTTTTTTCTGGTTTACAGCTTATAATGCAGTAACGACCGCCTTTTCCAGATATGCGGTAAAGGTCTGGAAATTAGAAGGCGGCGGCTTTGCAGACTGCCTGATGGTAGCCACTGTGGCAGCGATTTTCAGTTATATTCCTATTGGAATCCTTTCAGAAAAATTCGGGAGAAAGAAATGTATTCAGGGCGGTCTGGTTCTTTTGCTTATCAGCTACCTGGCAGCAGCATTTTTTCCGGTCTATCACCCGGCAATCAATGTAGGATTTGTGCTGATTGGCATGGGCTGGGCATCGGTCAGCGTCAATTCCCTTCCCATGGTAGTGGAAATCTGCTCTCTGGGAGATGTGGGAAAGTATACGGGTGTGTATTATACCTTTTCCATGGCAGCACAGATTTTTACTCCGGTATTTTCCGGATTTTTGATGCAGCATATTTCTTATAAGATACTTTTCCCTTATGCCTGTATTTTTACCTGTCTGGCTATGATTACCATGAGTATGGTACACCATGGGGACAGCAGGCCAAAGGAGAAAAAAAGCATGTTAGAGCATTTTGATGTGGAGGATTAG